A stretch of Caenorhabditis elegans chromosome IV DNA encodes these proteins:
- the Y51H4A.935 gene encoding uncharacterized protein (Confirmed by transcript evidence) yields the protein MIAQLVLPILVIFGSLVMNCGGKKKKSANSPEGTNKSKLGAPKEKKDETEGNYEELAVPQ from the exons GCACAA CTCGTGCTTCCAATTCTTGTGATTTTCGGATCTCTGGTGATGAATTGTGgcggaaagaagaagaagtcagCAAATTCTCCGGAAGGAACAAATAAATCAAAGTTAGGGGCTCCAAAGGAGAAGAAGGATGAAACT GAAGGCAACTACGAGGAGCTCGCCGTGccacaataa
- the zip-7 gene encoding BZIP domain-containing protein (Confirmed by transcript evidence) gives MMTDIQQQLAASRMCDSDSIKAFNQMYAQNPYGAGAFDKNYSAATALPFFAQHFAPYANPHATSSFSPSSSSTSSTTSSQNQQSGSSGSKKKKPVPVPENQKDEAYLDRRRRNNEAARKSRESRKKVDQDNSVRVTYLERENQCLRVYVQQLQLQNESMRQHLLLQNPGTIDTMDPIAMANMPSY, from the exons ATGATGACAGACATTCAACAGCAGCTGGCTGCCTCGAGAATGTGTGATTCGGATTCTATAAAGGCATTCAATCAGATGTACGCACAGAATCCGTATGGAGCAGGAGCTTTTGATAag aacTACTCCGCAGCCACTGCTCTCCCATTTTTTGCTCAACATTTCGCGCCATACGCGAATCCCCATGCCACGTCATCTTTTTCCCCGTCATCGTCTTCCACGTCATCCACCACGTCGTCTCAAAATCAGCAGAGTGGCAGCAGTGGGAgtaagaagaaaaaaccgGTTCCGGTGCCGGAAAATCAAAAGGATGAG gCCTATCTCGACCGGCGCCGCCGAAACAACGAAGCCGCCCGTAAATCCAGAGAATCTCGCAAGAAAGTCGATCAGGACAATAGTGTTCGTGTAACATATTTGGAGAGG GAAAATCAATGCTTGCGAGTCTACGTCCAACAGCTCCAACTACAAAACGAATCGATGAGACAACATTTGCTCCTGCAAAATCCGGGCACTATAGACACTATGGACCCGATTGCCATGGCGAATATGCCGAGTTATTAA